The Pleurodeles waltl isolate 20211129_DDA chromosome 6, aPleWal1.hap1.20221129, whole genome shotgun sequence genome has a segment encoding these proteins:
- the HDHD3 gene encoding haloacid dehalogenase-like hydrolase domain-containing protein 3 produces the protein MRLKLLTWDVKDTLVQLRRSVGEQYCAEARRLGIPVESESLNRSFQEAYRAQNRLFPNYGLTQGLSSQQWWMDIVKQTFRLSGVHEDRVLTSLAETLYSNFSTEKNWDVLPGVTETLDKCCMLGLRMVVISNFDNRLEQVLHHCRLHHYFQFVMTSERAGVAKPDIRIFEKALRLAGTSPEQALHIGDDYVKDYRAARDAGMESFLLFRHGHISGLENKVPKEHLLHCPQDLLVHLK, from the coding sequence ATGAGGTTGAAATTGCTGACCTGGGATGTCAAGGACACTTTAGTGCAGTTACGACGATCCGTTGGAGAGCAGTACTGCGCCGAAGCACGACGTCTGGGAATTCCTGTGGAGTCAGAGTCTCTAAATAGGTCTTTCCAGGAGGCTTATAGAGCCCAAAACCGACTGTTTCCTAATTATGGTCTTACACAAGGGCTCAGCTCCCAGCAGTGGTGGATGGACATAGTGAAACAAACCTTCAGACTCAGCGGTGTCCACGAAGATCGAGTTCTCACCTCCTTAGCAGAGACCCTCTATAGTAATTTTTCCACTGAGAAGAACTGGGACGTTTTACCAGGTGTGACTGAAACCTTAGACAAATGCTGTATGCTTGGTCTCCGCATGGTGGTGATCTCCAATTTTGATAATAGGCTTGAGCAGGTCCTGCACCACTGCAGGCTTCATCACTATTTTCAATTTGTCATGACTTCAGAGAGAGCAGGCGTGGCCAAGCCAGACATCCGGATCTTTGAGAAGGCCCTGCGCCTGGCTGGAACTTCCCCTGAGCAGGCTCTACATATCGGAGATGATTATGTAAAAGATTACAGAGCAGCCCGAGATGCAGGAATGGAAAGCTTTTTGCTATTTAGACATGGACACATAAGTGGACTGGAAAACAAAGTGCCTAAAGAACACTTGCTACATTGCCCCCAGGACTTGTTAGTCCACCTTAAATAA